The Tripterygium wilfordii isolate XIE 37 chromosome 17, ASM1340144v1, whole genome shotgun sequence genome has a window encoding:
- the LOC119982953 gene encoding uncharacterized protein LOC119982953, giving the protein MEVKLSLNGNPSLAKVLPNPATARTIPIDSCCSESWINSKSSFKKHLRVLAECLTKKSSLPISDLQGRHQGSMTIFHGFFNQRFLVMIPSYNLPHGKSSGYFLVLVPLLAFCFRCIVGAFYSKFIGDFGKQDILESNEHCGMKRRRWKSALADTSEPDGLDSEATPHSSSLSNNRDQDSFEEVLHDYNKLEPDYHKFLSECGMSEWGHWRGGSPE; this is encoded by the exons ATGGAGGTGAAGCTAAGCCTCAATGGAAACCCGTCGCTCGCAAAAGTTCTTCCAAACCCAGCAACAGCAAGAACAATCCCAATTGATAG TTGCTGTTCAGAATCTTGGATCAACAGTAAGAGTTCTTTCAAAAAGCATCTCAGAGTCCTTGCGGAG TGCCTTACCAAGAAGAGCAGTTTACCTATATCTGATTTACAAGGAAGACATCAAGGTTCCATGACTATCTTCCATGGATTTTTTAATCAAAGATTTCTTGTCATGATACCTTCCTATAATTTACCTCAT GGTAAATCCTCCGGCTATTTTCTTGTTCTGGTTCCTCTTTTAGCATTTTGCTTTAGATGCATAGTTGGTGCCTTTTACAGTAAATTTATTGGAGATTTTGGAAAGCAAGACATTCTAGAATCAAATGAGCATTGTGGTATGAAAAGGAGACGATGGAAATCTGCTCTCGCTGACACAAGTGAACCAGACGGTCTAGATTCTGAAGCAACACCACATTCCAGT AGTCTTTCAAACAATCGAGATCAAGATTCCTTCGAGGAGGTGCTCCATGATTACAACAAACTGGAACCAGATTATCATAAATTTCTCTCAGAATGTGGGATGAGTGAATGGGGACATTGGCGAGGAGGATCTCCTGAATGA
- the LOC119982082 gene encoding elongation factor 1-gamma 2-like, with the protein MALVLHSGSTNKNAFKVLIAAEYSGVKVELVKNFEMGVTNKAPEFLKMNPLGKVPVLETPDGPIFESNAIARYVTRLKADNPLYGSSLIEYAHIEQWIDFASMEIDTSIARWLYPRLGFGVYLPPAEEAAISALKRGLGALNTYLASNTYLVGHSVTLADIVMTCNLAYGFSKLMTASFTKEFPHVERYLWTMVNQPNFTKILGEVKQAESVPPVHKSTQAKEPAKPTKEETKKEAKKEAKKEPAKPKEEDEVEEEAPKPKAKNPLDLLPPSKMILDEWKRLYSNTKTNFREVAIKGFWDMYDPEGYSLWFCDYKYNDENTVSFVTLNKVGGFLQRMDLARKYAFGKMLVIGLEAPFKVKGLWLFRGQEIPQFVLDECYDMELYEWKKVDIADEAQKERVSQMIEDFEPFEGEALLDAKCFK; encoded by the exons ATGGCTCTG GTGTTGCACTCGGGAAGCACAAATAAAAATGCTTTCAAGGTTCTAATTGCTGCAGAGTATTCTGGTGTCAAAGTTGAATTGGTCAAGAATTTTGAGATGGGTGTGACGAATAAGGCTCCTGAGTTTCTCAAGATGAATCCCCTTGGAAAG GTTCCTGTTCTGGAAACACCTGATGGCCCTATCTTCGAGAGCAATGCCATTGCTCGTTATG TTACCCGATTGAAGGCAGATAATCCTCTATACGGATCTTCATTGATTGAATAT GCCCATATTGAGCAGTGGATTGATTTTGCATCAATGGAGATTGATACCTCCATCGCACGCTGGCTATATCCACGACTTGGCTTTGGTGTATACCTTCCTCCG GCCGAGGAAGCTGCAATTTCTGCGCTGAAGAGAGGACTAGGTGCTTTGAACACATATCTAGCTTCAAACACTTACCTGGTTGGACATTCTGTGACGCTGGCTGATATTGTCATGACATGCAATTTGGCATATGGCTTCAGCAAATTGATGACTGCAAGCTTTACAAAAGAATTTCCTCATGTTGAGAGATACTTGTGGACTATGGTTAATCAGCCAAATTTCACTAAGATATTGGGTGAGGTGAAACAAGCAGAATCTGTTCCTCCTGTTCATAAGTCTACACAGGCTAAAGAACCTGCAAAACCCACAAAGGAGGAGACAAAGAAAGAGGCCAAAAAGGAAGCCAAGAAAGAACCAGCAAAGCCTAAAGAAGAGGATGAAGTTGAGGAAGAGGCACCCAAGCCCAAGGCAAAGAATCCACTTGATCTTTTGCCTCCTAGCAAGATGATTCTGGATGAATGGAAGAGACTTTATTCAAACACAAAGACCAACTTCCGTGAGGTTGCTAttaaag GCTTTTGGGACATGTATGATCCCGAGGGATACTCTCTTTGGTTTTGTGACTACAAATACAATGACGAGAACACAGTCTCATTTGTGACGCTCAACAAGGTTGGCGGCTTTCTGCAGCGTATGGATTTGGCTCGTAAGTATGCTTTTGGGAAGATGCTGGTGATTGGCTTAGAGGCACCCTTCAAGGTGAAGGGCCTGTGGCTCTTCCGTGGACAGGAGATCCCTCAGTTTGTACTTGACGAGTGTTATGACATGGAGCTGTATGAATGGAAGAAGGTTGACATTGCAGATGAGGCACAGAAGGAGCGTGTGAGTCAGATGATTGAAGATTTTGAGCCTTTTGAGGGGGAGGCTTTGTTGGATGCCAAGTGCTTCAAGTGA
- the LOC119982083 gene encoding putative 12-oxophytodienoate reductase 11 gives MGSLSFPCLFNFISCHSRAQMAGKEQQEGITSNNDGHMSSKTPTIPLLTPYKMGNFNLSHRIVLAPLTRMRSYNNVAQPHAILYYSQRSTKGGLLIGEATGISETAQGYPRTPGIWTKEQVEAWKPIVDAVHANGGVFFCQIWHAGRVSKSIFQPNGQAPISCTDKSLPPQFSTNGVEVDHFSPPRRLRIDEIPHVINDFRIAARNAIEAGFDGVEIHGAHGYLIDQFMKDQVNDRTDEYGGSLENRCRFALEVVEAVANEIGADRVGIRLSPFANYMESGDSNPSTLALYMSQSLNKYRILYLHAVEPRMIKPREKAETPHSLLPMREAFSGTFIAVGGYEREDGNKAVAENYAHLVAYGRHFLANPDLPRRFEVDAALNKYERKTFYTPDPVIGYTDYPSLESTP, from the exons ATGGGTTCCTTATCTTTCCCCTGTTTATTTAACTTCATTAGTTGCCACTCAAGAGCACAAATGGCAGGGAAAGAACAGCAGGAAGGGATTACCAGCAATAACGATGGCCATATGTCTTCTAAAACTCCAACTATTCCTCTTCTCACACCTTACAAGATGGGAAATTTCAATCTCTCTCATCG AATTGTTTTGGCGCCGTTGACGAGAATGAGATCATACAACAATGTTGCTCAGCCTCATGCCATATTGTACTACTCTCAGAGATCCACCAAAGGGGGTCTTCTTATTGGTGAAGCCACCGGAATATCAGAAACTGCCCAAGG GTATCCAAGAACACCTGGTATTTGGACCAAAGAACAAGTTGAAGCATGGAAACCCATTGTAGATGCTGTGCATGCCAACGGAGGGGTTTTCTTTTGTCAGATTTGGCATGCTGGAAGGGTTTCTAAAAGCA TTTTTCAACCAAATGGGCAAGCTCCAATTTCTTGCACTGACAAGTCATTGCCTCCTCAATTTTCAACTAACGGTGTGGAGGTTGACCATTTTTCACCTCCAAGGCGCCTTAGGATCGATGAAATTCCACATGTTATCAATGATTTCCGAATTGCTGCAAGGAATGCTATTGAAGCTG GTTTTGACGGAGTTGAGATCCATGGAGCTCACGGCTACCTCATTGATCAGTTCATGAAAGATCAAGTGAACGACCGGACAGATGAATACGGTGGATCATTAGAGAATCGATGTCGATTTGCTCTTGAAGTAGTTGAAGCTGTTGCTAATGAGATTGGTGCTGATAGAGTTGGAATAAGGTTGTCTCCCTTTGCAAACTATATGGAATCAGGAGATTCAAATCCTTCAACACTAGCTCTCTACATGTCTCAATCCCTAAATAAATACAGAATTCTGTATCTCCATGCTGTTGAACCAAGAATGATAAAACCTAGAGAAAAAGCCGAAACCCCTCATAGCCTTTTGCCAATGAGAGAGGCTTTCAGTGGCACTTTTATTGCAGTAGGTggatatgaaagggaagatggTAACAAAGCTGTGGCAGAGAACTATGCACATCTCGTCGCTTATGGTCGCCATTTCTTGGCCAATCCTGATTTGCCAAGGAGATTCGAGGTCGATGCGGCTCTCAATAAGTATGAGAGGAAGACGTTCTATACACCTGATCCGGTCATTGGTTATACTGATTATCCATCTCTGGAATCCACACCTTAG
- the LOC119983130 gene encoding agamous-like MADS-box protein AGL12 isoform X1: protein MARGKVQMKRIENPVHRQVTFCKRRAGLLKKAKELSVLCDAEIGLVIISSHGKIYELATKGSMQGLIERYMKSTRSSGSSQQPSENEQQAAIDQPQPALEVKEEINVLKQEIEILQKGLRCMFGGGANGMITLDELLILEKHLEEWIYHIRSAKMDIMLQEIQLLRNQEGILTAANKHLLEKIEENYIGTANFAPVITNFPYPLTIQNEIFQF from the exons aTGGCTCGTGGAAAGGTTCAGATGAAGAGGATCGAGAATCCGGTGCATCGACAGGTGACCTTCTGCAAGCGCCGTGCTGGGCTCCTTAAGAAGGCCAAGGAGCTCTCTGTGCTCTGTGATGCTGAAATTGGACTTGTCATTATCTCTTCCCATGGAAAGATCTATGAACTTGCCACCAAAGG AAGCATGCAAGGGCTTATTGAGAGGTACATGAAGTCGACCCGATCATCAGGATCTTCGCAACAGCCGtctgaaaatgaacaacaagctgccattgatcaGCCACAACCAGCCCTG GAGGTTAAAGAGGAGATCAACGTGCTGAAACAGGAGATCGAAATACTCCAGAAGGGACTCAG GTGCATGTTTGGTGGGGGAGCTAATGGCATGATAACTTTGGATGAATTACTTATACTTGAAAAACATCTTGAAGAATGGATTTATCATATACGCTCTGCCAAG ATGGACATTATGCTTCAGGAAATTCAACTATTGAGGAACCAG GAAGGAATACTGACAGCTGCTAATAAACATCTCCTCGAGAAG ATAGAGGAGAATTATATTGGGACTGCTAACTTTGCACCAGTGATCACTAATTTTCCATATCCGCTAACTATACAGAATGAGATATTTCAGTTTTAG
- the LOC119982186 gene encoding GDSL esterase/lipase At1g71691-like isoform X1 codes for MATFVLHFFLTFFLVASAQIVDPFGPGQGGVRRREMVPALFIFGDSLIDNGNNNNLPSFAKANYFPYGIDFNGGPTGRFSNGYTMVDEIAELLGLPLIPAYNEASGDQVLHGVNYASAAAGILDITGRNFVGRIPFDEQIRNFQNTVDQITGNLRAVDLAQSIGRSIFFVGMGSNDYLNNYLMPNYNTKNQYNAQQYADLLVQQYSRQLRSLYNLGARKFVIPGLGRMGCIPSILSQSTAGICNEEVNQLVLPFNANVKAMINNFNTNLPGAKFTYIDIARLFEDLITNGEQYGFSVVNRGCCGIGRNRGQITCLPFQTPCPSREQYIFWDAFHPTAAVNILMARKAFNGDQSIVYPMNIEQLASYDS; via the exons ATGGCCACCTTCGTTTTACATTTCTTCCTTACGTTTTTCTTGGTGGCTTCAGCTCAAATTGTAGATCCATTTGGGCCTGGACAAGGTGGTGTGAGGAGGAGAGAAATGGTGCCTGCATTGTTCATATTTGGGGACTCACTCATTGACAATGGAAATAACAACAACCTTCCTTCCTTTGCCAAGGCAAATTATTTCCCTTATGGTATTGACTTCAATGGCGGCCCCACTGGTCGCTTCTCCAATGGTTACACCATGGTTGATGAAATAG CTGAATTACTTGGACTTCCACTCATCCCTGCATACAATGAAGCATCAGGAGACCAAGTGCTTCATGGAGTAAACTATGCCTCAGCTGCTGCTGGAATCCTTGATATCACAGGAAGAAATTTT GTGGGTCGCATACCATTTGATGAGCAGATCAGGAACTTTCAGAACACAGTTGATCAAATAACAGGTAATCTTAGGGCAGTTGATCTGGCTCAGTCAATCGGACGGTCGATATTCTTTGTTGGTATGGGCAGCAATGACTACTTGAACAACTACCTTATGCCCAACTACAACACTAAGAATCAGTATAATGCACAACAATATGCTGATCTTCTGGTTCAACAATATTCAAGGCAACTCAGG tCCCTATACAACCTTGGTGCAAGAAAGTTTGTGATTCCAGGATTAGGAAGAATGGGATGCATACCAAGCATATTGTCTCAGAGCACAGCTGGGATTTGCAATGAAGAAGTTAACCAGCTTGTTCTACCTTTCAATGCAAATGTCAAGGCTATGATCAACAACTTCAACACCAATCTTCCTGGTGCAAAATTCACATACATTGACATTGCTCGATTGTTTGAAGACCTTATCACCAATGGAGAACAGTATG GATTTAGTGTGGTGAATCGTGGGTGCTGTGGCATTGGGAGAAACAGAGGACAAATTACATGCCTTCCATTCCAAACACCATGTCCAAGCAGAGAACAGTACATATTCTGGGATGCATTCCACCCAACAGCAGCTGTGAACATTTTGATGGCAAGGAAGGCATTCAATGGAGACCAAAGCATTGTGTATCCCATGAACATAGAACAGCTGGCAAGTTATGATTCCTAG
- the LOC119983130 gene encoding agamous-like MADS-box protein AGL12 isoform X2: protein MARGKVQMKRIENPVHRQVTFCKRRAGLLKKAKELSVLCDAEIGLVIISSHGKIYELATKGMQGLIERYMKSTRSSGSSQQPSENEQQAAIDQPQPALEVKEEINVLKQEIEILQKGLRCMFGGGANGMITLDELLILEKHLEEWIYHIRSAKMDIMLQEIQLLRNQEGILTAANKHLLEKIEENYIGTANFAPVITNFPYPLTIQNEIFQF from the exons aTGGCTCGTGGAAAGGTTCAGATGAAGAGGATCGAGAATCCGGTGCATCGACAGGTGACCTTCTGCAAGCGCCGTGCTGGGCTCCTTAAGAAGGCCAAGGAGCTCTCTGTGCTCTGTGATGCTGAAATTGGACTTGTCATTATCTCTTCCCATGGAAAGATCTATGAACTTGCCACCAAAGG CATGCAAGGGCTTATTGAGAGGTACATGAAGTCGACCCGATCATCAGGATCTTCGCAACAGCCGtctgaaaatgaacaacaagctgccattgatcaGCCACAACCAGCCCTG GAGGTTAAAGAGGAGATCAACGTGCTGAAACAGGAGATCGAAATACTCCAGAAGGGACTCAG GTGCATGTTTGGTGGGGGAGCTAATGGCATGATAACTTTGGATGAATTACTTATACTTGAAAAACATCTTGAAGAATGGATTTATCATATACGCTCTGCCAAG ATGGACATTATGCTTCAGGAAATTCAACTATTGAGGAACCAG GAAGGAATACTGACAGCTGCTAATAAACATCTCCTCGAGAAG ATAGAGGAGAATTATATTGGGACTGCTAACTTTGCACCAGTGATCACTAATTTTCCATATCCGCTAACTATACAGAATGAGATATTTCAGTTTTAG
- the LOC119982186 gene encoding GDSL esterase/lipase At1g71691-like isoform X2, with translation MVPALFIFGDSLIDNGNNNNLPSFAKANYFPYGIDFNGGPTGRFSNGYTMVDEIAELLGLPLIPAYNEASGDQVLHGVNYASAAAGILDITGRNFVGRIPFDEQIRNFQNTVDQITGNLRAVDLAQSIGRSIFFVGMGSNDYLNNYLMPNYNTKNQYNAQQYADLLVQQYSRQLRSLYNLGARKFVIPGLGRMGCIPSILSQSTAGICNEEVNQLVLPFNANVKAMINNFNTNLPGAKFTYIDIARLFEDLITNGEQYGFSVVNRGCCGIGRNRGQITCLPFQTPCPSREQYIFWDAFHPTAAVNILMARKAFNGDQSIVYPMNIEQLASYDS, from the exons ATGGTGCCTGCATTGTTCATATTTGGGGACTCACTCATTGACAATGGAAATAACAACAACCTTCCTTCCTTTGCCAAGGCAAATTATTTCCCTTATGGTATTGACTTCAATGGCGGCCCCACTGGTCGCTTCTCCAATGGTTACACCATGGTTGATGAAATAG CTGAATTACTTGGACTTCCACTCATCCCTGCATACAATGAAGCATCAGGAGACCAAGTGCTTCATGGAGTAAACTATGCCTCAGCTGCTGCTGGAATCCTTGATATCACAGGAAGAAATTTT GTGGGTCGCATACCATTTGATGAGCAGATCAGGAACTTTCAGAACACAGTTGATCAAATAACAGGTAATCTTAGGGCAGTTGATCTGGCTCAGTCAATCGGACGGTCGATATTCTTTGTTGGTATGGGCAGCAATGACTACTTGAACAACTACCTTATGCCCAACTACAACACTAAGAATCAGTATAATGCACAACAATATGCTGATCTTCTGGTTCAACAATATTCAAGGCAACTCAGG tCCCTATACAACCTTGGTGCAAGAAAGTTTGTGATTCCAGGATTAGGAAGAATGGGATGCATACCAAGCATATTGTCTCAGAGCACAGCTGGGATTTGCAATGAAGAAGTTAACCAGCTTGTTCTACCTTTCAATGCAAATGTCAAGGCTATGATCAACAACTTCAACACCAATCTTCCTGGTGCAAAATTCACATACATTGACATTGCTCGATTGTTTGAAGACCTTATCACCAATGGAGAACAGTATG GATTTAGTGTGGTGAATCGTGGGTGCTGTGGCATTGGGAGAAACAGAGGACAAATTACATGCCTTCCATTCCAAACACCATGTCCAAGCAGAGAACAGTACATATTCTGGGATGCATTCCACCCAACAGCAGCTGTGAACATTTTGATGGCAAGGAAGGCATTCAATGGAGACCAAAGCATTGTGTATCCCATGAACATAGAACAGCTGGCAAGTTATGATTCCTAG
- the LOC119982188 gene encoding GDSL esterase/lipase At1g33811 produces the protein MSFSNLVLSVFLLVLWSASTKGCAQRQAAQGPCFFIFGDSLVDNGNNNRMITLSRANYRPYGIDFPGGVTGRFTNGRTYVDALAQLLGFRNYIPPYARARGRASMRGVNYASGAAGIIDETGNNLGDHASMNQQVANFGNTVLEMRRFFRGDTNALNNYLSKCIFYSGMGSNDYLNNYFMPSFYTSSSDYNTTAFSAKLLQDYTRQLTQLYSLGARKVIITAVGQIGCIPYQLARYHGNGSRCNEEINKAISLFNSGLRNLVDSANSGQLAGAKFVYLDFYQSTKDIVQNGSAYGFEVVDKGCCGVGRNNGQITCLPMQQPCQDRRKYLFWDAFHPTEVANIMLAKTTYSTQSPYTYPINIQQLAML, from the exons ATGAGTTTCAGTAACTTGGTTTTATCTGTTTTTCTGCTGGTGTTATGGTCTGCTAGCACCAAGGGTTGCGCTCAGCGACAGGCGGCGCAAGGGCCGTGCTTCTTCATCTTTGGTGATTCGTTGGTTGACAACGGAAACAACAACCGGATGATTACACTTTCTAGGGCTAATTACAGGCCTTACGGCATTGATTTCCCAGGGGGTGTCACTGGCCGGTTCACCAACGGTCGGACTTATGTCGATGCACTAG CACAACTTCTGGGATTCCGAAACTACATTCCACCCTATGCCAGAGCTCGCGGCCGTGCATCAATGAGGGGAGTGAATTATGCATCAGGAGCAGCTGGCATTATAGATGAAACTGGAAACAATCTG GGCGATCATGCTTCCATGAACCAGCAAGTAGCAAACTTTGGCAATACTGTTCTTGAAATGAGGAGGTTCTTCAGAGGAGATACTAATGCACTCAACAATTATCTAAGCAAATGTATCTTCTATTCCGGAATGGGAAGTAATGACTATCTGAACAATTATTTCATGCCATCCTTCTACACAAGCAGCTCAGATTACAATACAACAGCTTTTTCTGCAAAACTTCTTCAGGATTACACCCGCCAACTAACT CAATTGTATAGCTTGGGAGCTCGGAAAGTGATTATAACAGCAGTTGGCCAAATTGGTTGCATACCTTATCAGCTTGCGCGATATCATGGCAATGGCAGCCGGTGCAATGAAGAAATCAACAAGGCGATCAGCCTCTTCAATTCGGGGCTTCGAAACCTGGTCGACAGTGCTAATAGTGGTCAATTGGCTGGAGCAAAGTTTGTGTACCTAGATTTTTATCAGAGCACCAAAGATATAGTTCAAAATGGGTCTGCATATG GATTTGAAGTGGTAGACAAGGGATGCTGTGGAGTGGGAAGGAACAATGGGCAGATAACTTGTCTTCCCATGCAACAACCATGTCAAGATCGCCGGAAGTACTTGTTCTGGGATGCATTCCATCCAACAGAGGTGGCAAATATTATGCTTGCTAAAACAACATACAGCACCCAATCTCCATACACTTACCCTATTAATATACAACAACTGGCAATGCTGTAA